One genomic window of Paramormyrops kingsleyae isolate MSU_618 chromosome 20, PKINGS_0.4, whole genome shotgun sequence includes the following:
- the dla gene encoding delta-like protein A, giving the protein MWFLEEQAFESGFELMLQEFLNKRSHARCCRGALASVIQPCECKTLFRICLKHYQSSVSPEPPCTYGSTVTPVLGSNSFQFPQSAPDHSFTNPVRFPVSFTWPGTFSLIIDAFHTGSTDDPATESLEHLISRMIIQRHLAAGEEWTQDVHTAAGTELGYSYRFVCDEHYYGEGCSVFCRSRDDAFGHFTCGDRGDVLCSPGWRGQYCTQAICLPGCEEEHGFCEKPGECKCRVGFTGRYCDECIRYPGCLHGTCHQPWQCNCQEGWGGLFCNQDLNYCTHHKPCMNGATCTNTGQGSYTCTCKARFSGTVCDIEIDKCVDGPCKNGGTCTNTEDSYNCSCAPGYYGSNCELRTTTCTDDTCFNGGHCAGNPDGGYYCQCLGGYVGFNCDKKINHCASSPCVNGALCVDLVNSYLCQCIEGFTGLHCEENVNECSNYPCQNGGTCHDEINGYSCSCLPGYEGNNCNISVSKCKYNLCQNGGTCHERDGHYVCTCMHGYAGRNCQFLFMEQLGIKGAKKLLEEAEKEGIPWKAICSGVMLLLVPLTGFAVLVVRKYVKVHPRSKNYNGKTMNNLTTSSPRGEELSASTRGAPHVKNTNVKMDLYGDNGKQVHCLQVDYNLVYNSKSGDKMRVEVEKSLECASVDCDIDAKQRKSLKSAASEKEPPGCEISSVCVTSAGELQHRCNRHHRDPEPLLHRYPEPLLH; this is encoded by the exons ATGTGGTTTCTTGAGGAACAGGCATTTGAGA GTGGCTTTGAGCTGATGCTGCAGGAGTTTCTGAATAAAAGGAGCCACGCAAGATGCTGCCGCGGAGCCTTGGCCTCCGTGATTCAGCCCTGCGAATGTAAGACGCTGTTTCGCATCTGCCTGAAGCACTACCAGAGCAGCGTGTCTCCAGAGCCCCCCTGCACCTACGGCAGCACCGTCACCCCCGTGCTCGGCTCCAACTCCTTTCAGTTCCCTCAGTCGGCTCCCGATCACTCCTTCACCAACCCAGTACGCTTCCCTGTTAGCTTCACATGGCCT GGGACCTTCTCCTTGATCATCGACGCTTTCCACACCGGTTCTACTGATGATCCTGCGACAG AAAGCCTGGAGCACCTGATCAGCCGCATGATTATTCAGAGGCATCTAGCTGCGGGAGAAGAGTGGACCCAGGACGTACACACTGCTGCTGGAACGGAGCTCGGATACTCATACCGCTTTGTGTGTGACGAGCACTATTATGGAGAGGGATGTTCCGTGTTCTGTCGCTCCCGGGACGACGCCTTCGGCCACTTCACCTGTGGAGACCGTGGCGATGTGCTCTGCAGCCCGGGCTGGAGAGGACAGTACTGTACACAAG CGATCTGTCTTCCAGGATGCGAGGAGGAACACGGCTTTTGTGAGAAGCCCGGTGAATGCAA GTGCAGGGTCGGCTTCACGGGCCGGTACTGTGACGAGTGCATCCGCTACCCAGGCTGTCTGCACGGCACCTGCCACCAGCCCTGGCAGTGCAACTGTCAGGAGGGCTGGGGCGGCCTCTTCTGCAACCAAG ATCTCAACTACTGTACCCACCACAAGCCCTGCATGAACGGGGCCACGTGCACCAACACGGGGCAGGGGAGCTACACGTGTACCTGCAAAGCCCGCTTTTCTGGGACTGTCTGCGATATTGAGATCGATAAATGTGTCGATGGGCCTTGTAAGAATGGTGGAACATGCACT AATACTGAAGACAGTTATAACTGTAGCTGTGCTCCAGGTTATTATGGGAGTAACTGTGAGTTAAGAACGACGACCTGCACCGATGATACTTGCTTTAATGGTGGCCACTGTGCCGGTAACCCAGATGGTGGGTACTACTGTCAGTGCCTCGGGGGCTACGTCGGATTCAACTGCGACAAGAAGATCAATCACTGCGCCTCCAGCCCTTGCGTAAATG GTGCTCTTTGCGTGGACCTTGTTAATTCCTACTTATGCCAGTGCATAGAAGGTTTCACTGGACTGCACTGTGAAGAAAATGTCAATGAGTGCTCCAACTACCCTTGCCAGAATGGCGGGACGTGCCATGATGAAATTAATGGCTACTCTTGTAGTTGCCTTCCTGGGTATGAAGGCAACAACTGCAACATATCTGTCAGcaaatgcaagtataacctctGCCAAAACGGTGGCACGTGTCACGAGAGGGACGGCCATTACGTCTGCACCTGCATGCATGGTTATGCTGGACGCAACTGTCAGTTCCTGTTCATGGAACAGCTTGGTATCAAAGGAGCCAAGAAGCTGCTGGAAGAAGCTGAGAAGGAGGGCATCCCCTGGAAGGCCATCTGCTCTGGAGTTATGCTGCTACTGGTACCACTGACAGGATTTGCAGTGCTGGTGGTTCGCAAATACGTGAAGGTTCATCCCAGGAGCAAGAACTACAACGGCAAGACCATGAACAATCTGACGACCAGCTCTCCCAGAGGCGAGGAGCTTTCTGCCAGCACCAGAGGGGCTCCCCATGTCAAAAACACAAACGTGAAGATGGATTTATATGGTGATAATGGGAAGCAGGTCCATTGCCTACAAGTGGATTACAATCTGGTGTACAATTCAAAGTCTGGGGACAAGATGAGAGTGGAGGTGGAGAAGAGCCTGGAATGTGCATCTGTAGACTGTGATATAGACGCAAAACAGAGGAAGAGTTTGAAGAG TGCTGCTTCAGAGAAGGAGCCCCCTGGGTGTGAGATCTCGTCAGTGTGCGTCACGTCGGCTGGAGAGCTTCAGCACAG GTGTAACAGGCACCACAGAGACCCGGAGCCCTTACTCCACAGATACCCGGAGCCCTTACTCCACTGA